One window of Manihot esculenta cultivar AM560-2 chromosome 17, M.esculenta_v8, whole genome shotgun sequence genomic DNA carries:
- the LOC110605158 gene encoding lysine-specific demethylase JMJ706 isoform X2 translates to MVEGRVCLSKEARNGLEFLKCKRLKRMKSETVSETLGVTGMMSRSGGDSLRASASCGIRLHNHVEPFVTSNGASSGKDAFSKRKVDKFDTSDLEWTEKIPECPVYHPTKEEFEDPLVYLQKIAPEALRYGICKIVSPLSASVPAGIVLMRERAGFKFTTRVQPLRLAEWDTDDKVTFFMSGRNYTFRDFEKMASKIFSRRYCSASCLPGTYLEKEFWHEIACGKTETVEYACDVEGSAFSSSFSDPLGNSKWNLKNVSRLPKSTLRLLDTAIPGVTDPMLYIGMLFSLFAWHVEDHYLYSINYHHCGASKTWYGVPGHAALDFEKVVREHVYTHDILSTDGEDGAFDVLLGKTTLFPPNILLEHGVPVYKAVQNPGEFVITFPRAYHAGFSHGFNCGEAVNFAIGDWFPMGAIASWRYAILNRMPLLPHEELLCKEAMILFTSLECEDTDYSSADLISHHCIKVSFVKLMRFLHHARWSLMKSGACTGLLRNTYGTILCSLCKRDCYVAFLNCNCNMHPVCLRHDFKSLNFSCGRNHTLFLREDVSAMEAAAKRFEKEDGILEDIRQKTRSGDDLYSYPASNKYLSVLDDGYSPYCEINFDFNADIAAIIQDHSQYSNQSTSICGTENFRPEASGTSVACSASTLCPSGELTESSSAANNGLKRLKKLQFERRYDQTLPPECSQTNDESNHNSLSASHRMESPESASKEDRFARGSIIPISIKFKKLVSDEAMRRERENQRLDKFQHELGKTMRESLPIEIGPKRLKIRGPSFLGSESRLD, encoded by the exons ATG GTGGAAGGAAGAGTCTGCTTGTCCAAAGAGGCTAGAAATGGGTTAGAGTTTCTGAAGTGTAAAAGACTTAAGCGAATGAAATCAGAAACTGTCAGCGAGACTTTAGGTGTCACTGGTATGATGAGTAGAAGCGGAGGGGATTCTTTAAGGGCATCAGCCTCATGTGGCATTAGATTACACAATCATGTGGAACCATTTGTTACATCCAATGGGGCTTCAAGTGGGAAGGATGCCTTTTCAAAGCGAAAGGTGGATAAGTTTGATACAAGTGATCTAGAATGGACAGAGAAAATCCCAGAATGCCCTGTATACCATCCAACAAAGGAGGAGTTTGAGGATCCTTTGGTTTATTTACAGAAAATAGCTCCAGAAGCTTTAAGATATG GTATATGCAAGATTGTTTCCCCTTTGAGTGCTTCTGTTCCTGCTGGGATTGTACTAATGAGGGAGAGAGCAGGATTCAAGTTCACAACTAGAGTGCAACCTCTTCGTCTTGCTGAGTGGGATACCGATGACAAGGTCACCTTTTTCATGAGTGGAAg AAATTATACGTTTCGTGATTTCGAGAAAATGGCGAGCAAGATTTTTTCCCGTAGATACTGTAGTGCCAGTTGTCTTCCTGGAACATACTTGGAAAAAGAATTTTGGCATGAAATTGCTTGTGGAAAGACAGAAACAGTTGAATATGCATGCGATGTTGAGGGTAGTGCCTTCTCATCATCTTTCAGTGATCCACTTGGAAATAGCAAATGGAATTTGAAG AATGTTTCACGGCTTCCAAAGTCCACTTTACGTCTTCTGGATACTGCTATTCCG GGGGTGACAGATCCCATGCTTTACATTGGAATGTTATTTAGTTTGTTTGCTTGGCATGTGGAAGATCATTATTTATATAG TATTAATTACCATCACTGTGGAGCATCAAAAACTTGGTATGGAGTTCCTGGTCATGCAGCTTTAGATTTTGAAAAGGTGGTAAGAGAACATGTTTATACCCATGATATTCTATCAACTGATGGGGAGGATGGAGCATTTGATGTACTTTTGGGGAAAACAACTTTGTTTCCTCCAAATATATTGTTAGAGCATGGTGTACCTGTGTACAAGGCTGTACAAAATCCTGGGGAGTTCGTTATCACCTTCCCTAGAGCTTATCATGCTGGATTTAGCCATG GTTTTAATTGTGGTGAGGCTGTGAACTTCGCGATTGGTGATTGGTTTCCTATGGGGGCTATTGCTAGCTGGCGATATGCAATTCTAAACAGGATGCCTCTACTTCCCCATGAAGAACTATTGTGCAAAGAAGCTATGATTCTTTTTACGAGCCTGGAATGTGAAGATACAGATTATTCGTCTGCAGACTTGATTTCTCATCACTGCATTAAGGTTTCTTTTGTCAAACTGATGCGTTTTCTGCATCATGCTCGGTGGTCCCTCATGAAATCAGGGGCATGCACTGGCCTTTTGCGAAATACCTATGGAACTATTCTCTGCAGCTTATGCAAACGAGACTGCTATGTAGCTTTCCTTAACTGCAACTGCAACATGCATCCTGTGTGCCTTCGTCATG ATTTTAAGTCGCTTAACTTCTCATGCGGAAGAAATCATACATTATTTTTGAGGGAGGATGTTTCAGCCATGGAAGCTGCAGCCAAGAGGTTTGAGAAGGAAGATGGGATACTGGAGGACATACGACAGAAAACAAGAAGTGGGGATGATTTGTATTCCTATCCAGCATCCAACAAATATCTGAGTGTTTTAGATGATGGGTACTCTCCTTATTGTGAGATAAATTTTGACTTTAACGCGGATATTGCAGCAATAATTCAGGATCATTCACAATATAGTAACCAGTCTACATCCATATGCGGCACTGAAAATTTTAGACCTGAAGCCTCAGGAACATCTGTTGCTTGTTCTGCATCTACTCTCTGTCCTTCAGGAGAACTGACTGAAAGCTCTTCAGCGGCCAACAAT GGGCTAAAACGATTGAAGAAGCTTCAATTTGAAAGAAGATATGATCAAACATTGCCACCAGAATGCAGCCAAACTAACGATGAATCAAATCACAATTCTTTGTCTGCTTCACATCGAATGGAATCTCCAGAGAGTGCATCGAAAGAAGACAGGTTTGCTAGGGGAAGTATCATTCCCATCTCTATCAAGTTCAAGAAATTGGTCAGTGATGAAGCAATGAGGAGAGAACGAGAAAACCAGAGATTGGATAAGTTCCAGCATGAGTTGGGGAAGACCATGAGGGAATCACTCCCTATAGAGATTGGGCCTAAGCGTCTTAAAATCAGAGGCCCGTCATTTCTAGGGTCAGAGAGCAGGTTAGATTGA
- the LOC110605158 gene encoding lysine-specific demethylase JMJ706 isoform X3 translates to MVEGRVCLSKEARNGLEFLKCKRLKRMKSETVSETLGVTGMMSRSGGDSLRASASCGIRLHNHVEPFVTSNGASSGKDAFSKRKVDKFDTSDLEWTEKIPECPVYHPTKEEFEDPLVYLQKIAPEALRYGICKIVSPLSASVPAGIVLMRERAGFKFTTRVQPLRLAEWDTDDKVTFFMSGRMFHGFQSPLYVFWILLFRINYHHCGASKTWYGVPGHAALDFEKVVREHVYTHDILSTDGEDGAFDVLLGKTTLFPPNILLEHGVPVYKAVQNPGEFVITFPRAYHAGFSHGFNCGEAVNFAIGDWFPMGAIASWRYAILNRMPLLPHEELLCKEAMILFTSLECEDTDYSSADLISHHCIKVSFVKLMRFLHHARWSLMKSGACTGLLRNTYGTILCSLCKRDCYVAFLNCNCNMHPVCLRHDFKSLNFSCGRNHTLFLREDVSAMEAAAKRFEKEDGILEDIRQKTRSGDDLYSYPASNKYLSVLDDGYSPYCEINFDFNADIAAIIQDHSQYSNQSTSICGTENFRPEASGTSVACSASTLCPSGELTESSSAANNKVHGWADFDIRNLESRKFSDEESHNMHESSLSSSLCHEECRSTQHGDLHRSEARPSVDQQSDDSDSEIFRVKRRSSLKVEKRVVNDNVSSKNFEHQGLKRLKKLQFERRYDQTLPPECSQTNDESNHNSLSASHRMESPESASKEDRFARGSIIPISIKFKKLVSDEAMRRERENQRLDKFQHELGKTMRESLPIEIGPKRLKIRGPSFLGSESRLD, encoded by the exons ATG GTGGAAGGAAGAGTCTGCTTGTCCAAAGAGGCTAGAAATGGGTTAGAGTTTCTGAAGTGTAAAAGACTTAAGCGAATGAAATCAGAAACTGTCAGCGAGACTTTAGGTGTCACTGGTATGATGAGTAGAAGCGGAGGGGATTCTTTAAGGGCATCAGCCTCATGTGGCATTAGATTACACAATCATGTGGAACCATTTGTTACATCCAATGGGGCTTCAAGTGGGAAGGATGCCTTTTCAAAGCGAAAGGTGGATAAGTTTGATACAAGTGATCTAGAATGGACAGAGAAAATCCCAGAATGCCCTGTATACCATCCAACAAAGGAGGAGTTTGAGGATCCTTTGGTTTATTTACAGAAAATAGCTCCAGAAGCTTTAAGATATG GTATATGCAAGATTGTTTCCCCTTTGAGTGCTTCTGTTCCTGCTGGGATTGTACTAATGAGGGAGAGAGCAGGATTCAAGTTCACAACTAGAGTGCAACCTCTTCGTCTTGCTGAGTGGGATACCGATGACAAGGTCACCTTTTTCATGAGTGGAAg AATGTTTCACGGCTTCCAAAGTCCACTTTACGTCTTCTGGATACTGCTATTCCG TATTAATTACCATCACTGTGGAGCATCAAAAACTTGGTATGGAGTTCCTGGTCATGCAGCTTTAGATTTTGAAAAGGTGGTAAGAGAACATGTTTATACCCATGATATTCTATCAACTGATGGGGAGGATGGAGCATTTGATGTACTTTTGGGGAAAACAACTTTGTTTCCTCCAAATATATTGTTAGAGCATGGTGTACCTGTGTACAAGGCTGTACAAAATCCTGGGGAGTTCGTTATCACCTTCCCTAGAGCTTATCATGCTGGATTTAGCCATG GTTTTAATTGTGGTGAGGCTGTGAACTTCGCGATTGGTGATTGGTTTCCTATGGGGGCTATTGCTAGCTGGCGATATGCAATTCTAAACAGGATGCCTCTACTTCCCCATGAAGAACTATTGTGCAAAGAAGCTATGATTCTTTTTACGAGCCTGGAATGTGAAGATACAGATTATTCGTCTGCAGACTTGATTTCTCATCACTGCATTAAGGTTTCTTTTGTCAAACTGATGCGTTTTCTGCATCATGCTCGGTGGTCCCTCATGAAATCAGGGGCATGCACTGGCCTTTTGCGAAATACCTATGGAACTATTCTCTGCAGCTTATGCAAACGAGACTGCTATGTAGCTTTCCTTAACTGCAACTGCAACATGCATCCTGTGTGCCTTCGTCATG ATTTTAAGTCGCTTAACTTCTCATGCGGAAGAAATCATACATTATTTTTGAGGGAGGATGTTTCAGCCATGGAAGCTGCAGCCAAGAGGTTTGAGAAGGAAGATGGGATACTGGAGGACATACGACAGAAAACAAGAAGTGGGGATGATTTGTATTCCTATCCAGCATCCAACAAATATCTGAGTGTTTTAGATGATGGGTACTCTCCTTATTGTGAGATAAATTTTGACTTTAACGCGGATATTGCAGCAATAATTCAGGATCATTCACAATATAGTAACCAGTCTACATCCATATGCGGCACTGAAAATTTTAGACCTGAAGCCTCAGGAACATCTGTTGCTTGTTCTGCATCTACTCTCTGTCCTTCAGGAGAACTGACTGAAAGCTCTTCAGCGGCCAACAAT AAGGTACATGGGTGGGCGGACTTTGACATTAGGAATCTTGAATCTAGAAAGTTCTCTGATGAAGAATCACACAACATGCATGAGTCCTCTCTATCCTCCTCTCTGTGTCATGAGGAATGTCGAAGTACCCAGCATGGTGATCTTCATAGATCAGAGGCTAGACCTAGCGTGGATCAGCAAAGTGATGATTCTGATTCAGAGATATTTAGGGTTAAGCGCCGGTCTTCCCTCAAAGTGGAAAAGAGAGTTGTGAATGATAATGTGTCTTCAAAGAATTTTGAACACCAG GGGCTAAAACGATTGAAGAAGCTTCAATTTGAAAGAAGATATGATCAAACATTGCCACCAGAATGCAGCCAAACTAACGATGAATCAAATCACAATTCTTTGTCTGCTTCACATCGAATGGAATCTCCAGAGAGTGCATCGAAAGAAGACAGGTTTGCTAGGGGAAGTATCATTCCCATCTCTATCAAGTTCAAGAAATTGGTCAGTGATGAAGCAATGAGGAGAGAACGAGAAAACCAGAGATTGGATAAGTTCCAGCATGAGTTGGGGAAGACCATGAGGGAATCACTCCCTATAGAGATTGGGCCTAAGCGTCTTAAAATCAGAGGCCCGTCATTTCTAGGGTCAGAGAGCAGGTTAGATTGA
- the LOC110605158 gene encoding lysine-specific demethylase JMJ706 isoform X1 — MVEGRVCLSKEARNGLEFLKCKRLKRMKSETVSETLGVTGMMSRSGGDSLRASASCGIRLHNHVEPFVTSNGASSGKDAFSKRKVDKFDTSDLEWTEKIPECPVYHPTKEEFEDPLVYLQKIAPEALRYGICKIVSPLSASVPAGIVLMRERAGFKFTTRVQPLRLAEWDTDDKVTFFMSGRNYTFRDFEKMASKIFSRRYCSASCLPGTYLEKEFWHEIACGKTETVEYACDVEGSAFSSSFSDPLGNSKWNLKNVSRLPKSTLRLLDTAIPGVTDPMLYIGMLFSLFAWHVEDHYLYSINYHHCGASKTWYGVPGHAALDFEKVVREHVYTHDILSTDGEDGAFDVLLGKTTLFPPNILLEHGVPVYKAVQNPGEFVITFPRAYHAGFSHGFNCGEAVNFAIGDWFPMGAIASWRYAILNRMPLLPHEELLCKEAMILFTSLECEDTDYSSADLISHHCIKVSFVKLMRFLHHARWSLMKSGACTGLLRNTYGTILCSLCKRDCYVAFLNCNCNMHPVCLRHDFKSLNFSCGRNHTLFLREDVSAMEAAAKRFEKEDGILEDIRQKTRSGDDLYSYPASNKYLSVLDDGYSPYCEINFDFNADIAAIIQDHSQYSNQSTSICGTENFRPEASGTSVACSASTLCPSGELTESSSAANNKVHGWADFDIRNLESRKFSDEESHNMHESSLSSSLCHEECRSTQHGDLHRSEARPSVDQQSDDSDSEIFRVKRRSSLKVEKRVVNDNVSSKNFEHQGLKRLKKLQFERRYDQTLPPECSQTNDESNHNSLSASHRMESPESASKEDRFARGSIIPISIKFKKLVSDEAMRRERENQRLDKFQHELGKTMRESLPIEIGPKRLKIRGPSFLGSESRLD; from the exons ATG GTGGAAGGAAGAGTCTGCTTGTCCAAAGAGGCTAGAAATGGGTTAGAGTTTCTGAAGTGTAAAAGACTTAAGCGAATGAAATCAGAAACTGTCAGCGAGACTTTAGGTGTCACTGGTATGATGAGTAGAAGCGGAGGGGATTCTTTAAGGGCATCAGCCTCATGTGGCATTAGATTACACAATCATGTGGAACCATTTGTTACATCCAATGGGGCTTCAAGTGGGAAGGATGCCTTTTCAAAGCGAAAGGTGGATAAGTTTGATACAAGTGATCTAGAATGGACAGAGAAAATCCCAGAATGCCCTGTATACCATCCAACAAAGGAGGAGTTTGAGGATCCTTTGGTTTATTTACAGAAAATAGCTCCAGAAGCTTTAAGATATG GTATATGCAAGATTGTTTCCCCTTTGAGTGCTTCTGTTCCTGCTGGGATTGTACTAATGAGGGAGAGAGCAGGATTCAAGTTCACAACTAGAGTGCAACCTCTTCGTCTTGCTGAGTGGGATACCGATGACAAGGTCACCTTTTTCATGAGTGGAAg AAATTATACGTTTCGTGATTTCGAGAAAATGGCGAGCAAGATTTTTTCCCGTAGATACTGTAGTGCCAGTTGTCTTCCTGGAACATACTTGGAAAAAGAATTTTGGCATGAAATTGCTTGTGGAAAGACAGAAACAGTTGAATATGCATGCGATGTTGAGGGTAGTGCCTTCTCATCATCTTTCAGTGATCCACTTGGAAATAGCAAATGGAATTTGAAG AATGTTTCACGGCTTCCAAAGTCCACTTTACGTCTTCTGGATACTGCTATTCCG GGGGTGACAGATCCCATGCTTTACATTGGAATGTTATTTAGTTTGTTTGCTTGGCATGTGGAAGATCATTATTTATATAG TATTAATTACCATCACTGTGGAGCATCAAAAACTTGGTATGGAGTTCCTGGTCATGCAGCTTTAGATTTTGAAAAGGTGGTAAGAGAACATGTTTATACCCATGATATTCTATCAACTGATGGGGAGGATGGAGCATTTGATGTACTTTTGGGGAAAACAACTTTGTTTCCTCCAAATATATTGTTAGAGCATGGTGTACCTGTGTACAAGGCTGTACAAAATCCTGGGGAGTTCGTTATCACCTTCCCTAGAGCTTATCATGCTGGATTTAGCCATG GTTTTAATTGTGGTGAGGCTGTGAACTTCGCGATTGGTGATTGGTTTCCTATGGGGGCTATTGCTAGCTGGCGATATGCAATTCTAAACAGGATGCCTCTACTTCCCCATGAAGAACTATTGTGCAAAGAAGCTATGATTCTTTTTACGAGCCTGGAATGTGAAGATACAGATTATTCGTCTGCAGACTTGATTTCTCATCACTGCATTAAGGTTTCTTTTGTCAAACTGATGCGTTTTCTGCATCATGCTCGGTGGTCCCTCATGAAATCAGGGGCATGCACTGGCCTTTTGCGAAATACCTATGGAACTATTCTCTGCAGCTTATGCAAACGAGACTGCTATGTAGCTTTCCTTAACTGCAACTGCAACATGCATCCTGTGTGCCTTCGTCATG ATTTTAAGTCGCTTAACTTCTCATGCGGAAGAAATCATACATTATTTTTGAGGGAGGATGTTTCAGCCATGGAAGCTGCAGCCAAGAGGTTTGAGAAGGAAGATGGGATACTGGAGGACATACGACAGAAAACAAGAAGTGGGGATGATTTGTATTCCTATCCAGCATCCAACAAATATCTGAGTGTTTTAGATGATGGGTACTCTCCTTATTGTGAGATAAATTTTGACTTTAACGCGGATATTGCAGCAATAATTCAGGATCATTCACAATATAGTAACCAGTCTACATCCATATGCGGCACTGAAAATTTTAGACCTGAAGCCTCAGGAACATCTGTTGCTTGTTCTGCATCTACTCTCTGTCCTTCAGGAGAACTGACTGAAAGCTCTTCAGCGGCCAACAAT AAGGTACATGGGTGGGCGGACTTTGACATTAGGAATCTTGAATCTAGAAAGTTCTCTGATGAAGAATCACACAACATGCATGAGTCCTCTCTATCCTCCTCTCTGTGTCATGAGGAATGTCGAAGTACCCAGCATGGTGATCTTCATAGATCAGAGGCTAGACCTAGCGTGGATCAGCAAAGTGATGATTCTGATTCAGAGATATTTAGGGTTAAGCGCCGGTCTTCCCTCAAAGTGGAAAAGAGAGTTGTGAATGATAATGTGTCTTCAAAGAATTTTGAACACCAG GGGCTAAAACGATTGAAGAAGCTTCAATTTGAAAGAAGATATGATCAAACATTGCCACCAGAATGCAGCCAAACTAACGATGAATCAAATCACAATTCTTTGTCTGCTTCACATCGAATGGAATCTCCAGAGAGTGCATCGAAAGAAGACAGGTTTGCTAGGGGAAGTATCATTCCCATCTCTATCAAGTTCAAGAAATTGGTCAGTGATGAAGCAATGAGGAGAGAACGAGAAAACCAGAGATTGGATAAGTTCCAGCATGAGTTGGGGAAGACCATGAGGGAATCACTCCCTATAGAGATTGGGCCTAAGCGTCTTAAAATCAGAGGCCCGTCATTTCTAGGGTCAGAGAGCAGGTTAGATTGA